The Echinicola rosea genome has a segment encoding these proteins:
- a CDS encoding phosphoadenylyl-sulfate reductase: MKKNLLKDLSTRLDNLSIAEAMAQLCELFPGKVVFSTSLGQEDQVITEIIAKHNLPVKIFTLDTGRLFYETYDLLARTESRYKVKIKPYYPTTNSVEKLVGDIGINGFYESPENRKSCCYVRKVEPLKRALAGNSIWITGLRSEQNNNRSSMQKLEWDEGNQIMKFNPLLDWTSEDMLQYISEHKIPYNPLHDKGFVSIGCAPCTRAIEPGEDPRAGRWWWEVSHKECGLHIK, encoded by the coding sequence ATGAAAAAGAACCTTTTGAAAGATTTGTCCACCCGGCTAGACAACCTCTCCATCGCAGAGGCAATGGCCCAGCTGTGTGAGTTGTTTCCTGGAAAGGTTGTGTTTTCCACCTCCTTGGGCCAGGAAGACCAGGTGATTACAGAAATCATCGCCAAGCATAATCTTCCGGTAAAAATTTTTACCTTGGATACTGGAAGGTTATTTTATGAGACTTATGACCTTTTGGCCAGAACCGAAAGCAGATATAAAGTAAAAATAAAGCCCTATTATCCCACTACCAACTCGGTGGAAAAACTGGTCGGCGATATAGGGATCAATGGATTCTATGAATCCCCAGAAAACAGAAAAAGCTGTTGCTACGTCCGTAAGGTAGAGCCCCTCAAGCGGGCACTTGCGGGGAACAGTATCTGGATTACCGGATTACGTTCCGAACAAAACAACAACCGGAGTTCCATGCAAAAGCTTGAATGGGACGAAGGCAACCAGATCATGAAATTCAACCCCCTGCTGGATTGGACCTCTGAAGACATGCTCCAATACATCAGTGAACACAAAATCCCATATAACCCACTTCACGACAAAGGATTCGTCAGCATTGGCTGTGCTCCATGTACGCGTGCGATCGAACCTGGTGAAGACCCACGCGCCGGCAGATGGTGGTGGGAAGTTTCGCATAAAGAATGTGGATTACACATAAAATAG
- a CDS encoding DUF2061 domain-containing protein, with translation MIFDQSIKKWFVDEEGKDTNIKSVLKSISWRMVGTIDTMVISYLITGEIKTALSIGSIEVVSKMVLYYFHERAWARVSDNK, from the coding sequence ATGATTTTTGATCAGTCTATCAAAAAATGGTTTGTAGATGAGGAGGGGAAAGACACCAATATAAAGAGTGTCTTAAAATCCATTTCCTGGAGGATGGTGGGCACTATAGATACCATGGTGATCTCCTACCTGATCACAGGAGAGATAAAGACAGCATTGTCCATCGGCTCCATCGAAGTGGTAAGCAAAATGGTGCTTTACTATTTTCACGAGCGGGCTTGGGCGAGAGTATCCGATAACAAATAA
- a CDS encoding RrF2 family transcriptional regulator has protein sequence MLSKKTKYAFHALTYLGKHKEEGSVLIQDIAAEHGISHKFLENILLELKKAGFLGSKKGKGGGYYLIKEPKDIPLSRIIRLLDGPIALLPCVSLNYYEACEECRDQEKCGLNQVMIQVRDETLNILENKTLSDILDKE, from the coding sequence ATGTTATCCAAGAAAACCAAATATGCCTTTCATGCGTTGACCTACCTGGGAAAGCATAAGGAAGAAGGCTCAGTATTGATACAAGACATTGCCGCAGAGCACGGTATCTCACACAAATTTCTGGAAAATATCTTGCTGGAATTGAAGAAGGCAGGTTTTTTGGGAAGTAAAAAAGGAAAAGGCGGTGGCTATTACCTGATAAAAGAACCAAAGGACATCCCCTTGTCCAGGATAATCCGACTTTTGGATGGCCCGATAGCCCTCTTACCGTGTGTGAGTTTAAACTATTATGAAGCCTGTGAAGAGTGCAGGGACCAAGAGAAATGTGGATTAAACCAAGTCATGATCCAAGTGAGAGATGAGACACTTAACATACTGGAAAACAAAACCTTATCTGACATCTTAGACAAAGAGTGA
- a CDS encoding RagB/SusD family nutrient uptake outer membrane protein, translating into MKRTIINIKQTLMILAAGIICLSCSDEFLERPPQGSISEEELASPDGVEGLLIGAYKMTTGYGLEGQSSWNGAVDNWVYGGVTSDDAYKGTDAGDQPEQSFLERYDFQPTNNHLKNKWRALYKGIARTNDVLNTLKNVEAGISDARRQQIVAEARFLRGFFHFEARKMWRKVPYISDEVFDINDLESSKVPNDKEIWPDIEGDLKAAMDMLPDQQTQVGRPTKWAAMAFLAKACMYQGWDEATGTANTAKLQQAKALLEEIVASGKFELTEKFEENFLVGTRNNVESIFEIQYNISGANQQASNETTTLNYPYTDPWGCCGFYQPSQNLVNAYKTDENGLPLLETFNEEDVTNDQGIAWNADFTPYQGPLDPRLDHTVGRRGILHKGFKIHGSDFIRDQNYAGPYSPKKHLAEPQFFGIGANPRLSANNYRIMRYSMVLLWLAECEVEIGSLERARELVNMIRERAANPNGFVPKAIQGAERNDFSIVEGEAAANYVIATYNEPWVDKEMARKAVRMETRLEFAMEGHRFFDLQRWGIAAEVLNEYLEVEKTKRSYLKDASFTKGKNEYYPIPLEAIERSYLNGTPTLTQDPAY; encoded by the coding sequence ATGAAAAGAACAATAATAAATATAAAGCAAACACTGATGATATTGGCAGCAGGCATTATCTGTCTGTCCTGCAGCGATGAATTTTTGGAGCGGCCACCTCAGGGGAGTATAAGCGAGGAGGAGTTGGCTTCACCTGACGGTGTAGAAGGTCTTTTGATCGGCGCCTACAAGATGACGACAGGCTACGGACTGGAAGGCCAAAGCTCCTGGAACGGGGCGGTGGACAACTGGGTCTATGGTGGAGTTACTTCTGATGACGCCTACAAAGGTACAGATGCTGGTGATCAACCGGAACAGTCCTTCCTGGAAAGGTATGACTTTCAACCCACCAATAATCACTTGAAAAATAAATGGCGAGCCCTTTATAAAGGTATCGCCCGGACCAATGACGTGCTGAATACCCTGAAAAATGTGGAAGCAGGCATCTCCGATGCCCGTCGCCAACAAATTGTGGCTGAGGCTAGGTTTCTGCGTGGTTTCTTTCATTTTGAAGCTAGGAAGATGTGGCGAAAAGTACCCTATATCTCCGATGAGGTATTTGACATCAATGACCTCGAAAGCTCCAAGGTTCCTAATGACAAGGAGATCTGGCCTGATATCGAAGGAGATCTAAAAGCAGCCATGGATATGCTTCCTGACCAACAAACACAAGTAGGAAGACCCACTAAGTGGGCGGCCATGGCATTCTTAGCAAAAGCCTGTATGTACCAAGGCTGGGATGAAGCTACCGGGACAGCCAATACCGCTAAACTACAACAAGCCAAGGCACTATTGGAAGAAATCGTGGCTTCTGGAAAGTTTGAGCTCACCGAGAAATTTGAGGAGAATTTTTTGGTAGGGACCAGAAATAACGTGGAATCAATTTTTGAAATCCAATATAATATCTCCGGTGCTAACCAACAGGCCTCTAATGAAACCACCACGCTGAATTATCCCTATACAGACCCTTGGGGATGTTGTGGCTTTTACCAACCTTCGCAGAATTTAGTGAATGCCTACAAAACGGATGAAAATGGCCTTCCGCTTTTGGAGACCTTTAATGAAGAAGACGTAACCAACGACCAAGGAATTGCGTGGAATGCTGACTTTACACCTTATCAGGGTCCATTGGATCCGCGACTCGACCATACGGTCGGCAGGAGAGGAATTCTACACAAAGGCTTCAAAATCCACGGCAGCGACTTTATACGAGATCAAAACTACGCAGGTCCCTATTCGCCCAAGAAGCATTTGGCCGAACCGCAGTTTTTTGGGATAGGGGCCAATCCTAGATTATCGGCCAATAATTACAGGATCATGCGGTACAGCATGGTTTTGCTCTGGCTGGCAGAATGTGAAGTGGAAATTGGCAGCTTGGAAAGGGCCAGAGAGCTGGTCAATATGATCCGTGAAAGGGCTGCAAACCCAAATGGCTTCGTCCCAAAAGCCATCCAAGGTGCAGAAAGGAATGACTTTTCCATTGTAGAAGGGGAAGCAGCAGCCAATTATGTCATCGCTACTTATAATGAACCTTGGGTGGACAAAGAAATGGCGAGAAAAGCTGTAAGGATGGAAACCCGCCTTGAATTTGCGATGGAAGGGCACCGCTTCTTTGACCTGCAGCGTTGGGGAATTGCCGCTGAGGTACTGAACGAATACTTGGAAGTGGAAAAAACGAAACGTTCCTATCTGAAAGATGCCTCTTTCACCAAAGGTAAAAATGAGTACTATCCGATTCCATTGGAAGCAATCGAAAGATCCTATTTGAATGGTACTCCTACCCTTACCCAAGATCCTGCTTATTAA
- a CDS encoding sulfate adenylyltransferase subunit 1, with the protein MSTENRKLINIATAGSVDDGKSTLIGRLLYDTKSLTTDKLEAIERNSKQKGFDYLDFSLATDGLVAEREQGITIDVAHIYFNTEKTNYIIADTPGHVEYTRNMVTGASTSAAAIILIDARKGVIEQTYRHFFINDLLRVGHVIVAVNKMDLVDYDQQVYEDIKKDFEGLIEKSNYSEDQVRFIPVSALHGDNIAGGSENMDWYQGPSLLDYLEGLEIDESEDNSAARFPVQYVVRPKTDAHHDFRGFAGKLYGGKLAVGDEVTVLPSFTSSKVESINFFDQEFDEAIPGSSVTITLEDEVNVSRGDMLVKSNELPKSEKQLSATICQVNSKPLRTGAKYILQHGVNQVLAKVDSIEGLVHTDFSGTEGTDQLKLNDIGKVNFRLSKPIHFDPYQESKSNGSFILIDEGSFDTTSVGFIQ; encoded by the coding sequence ATGAGCACTGAAAATAGAAAACTGATCAATATAGCGACGGCAGGTAGTGTAGATGACGGAAAAAGCACGCTAATCGGACGACTGCTTTACGACACAAAGTCCCTGACCACCGACAAGCTGGAAGCCATTGAGCGCAATAGCAAGCAAAAAGGCTTTGATTACCTTGACTTCTCATTGGCCACGGATGGTTTGGTAGCAGAAAGGGAGCAAGGGATTACCATTGATGTAGCTCACATCTATTTCAATACCGAAAAAACCAATTACATCATCGCGGACACTCCTGGACACGTGGAATACACCCGAAACATGGTGACTGGCGCTTCCACATCAGCAGCAGCCATCATCCTGATCGATGCCAGAAAAGGAGTGATCGAGCAGACTTACCGCCACTTCTTCATCAATGACCTGCTGCGCGTAGGCCATGTGATTGTGGCAGTAAACAAGATGGACCTGGTGGACTATGACCAGCAGGTGTACGAAGATATCAAGAAGGATTTTGAAGGGCTGATCGAGAAAAGCAACTACTCAGAAGACCAGGTAAGGTTCATTCCAGTTAGTGCCCTGCACGGTGACAACATAGCCGGTGGATCCGAGAATATGGACTGGTATCAAGGACCATCCCTTTTGGATTACTTGGAAGGACTTGAGATTGACGAATCAGAAGACAACAGTGCAGCGAGGTTTCCCGTGCAATATGTGGTCAGACCAAAAACAGATGCACACCATGACTTCCGTGGTTTTGCGGGCAAACTTTACGGAGGCAAACTAGCCGTGGGCGATGAAGTGACGGTACTGCCATCTTTCACTAGCAGCAAGGTAGAATCCATTAATTTCTTCGATCAGGAATTTGACGAGGCGATCCCAGGCAGCTCGGTGACCATCACCCTAGAGGATGAAGTGAACGTTAGCCGTGGTGATATGTTGGTAAAGTCCAATGAACTGCCAAAATCCGAAAAGCAATTGTCAGCCACCATTTGTCAGGTAAACAGCAAACCGCTAAGGACTGGGGCCAAATACATCCTTCAACATGGCGTAAACCAAGTGTTGGCCAAAGTAGATAGCATAGAGGGCTTGGTACATACTGATTTCTCCGGTACAGAGGGAACGGACCAGTTGAAGTTAAATGATATCGGTAAAGTGAACTTCAGGCTCAGCAAGCCTATTCACTTTGACCCCTACCAAGAGAGCAAGTCCAACGGAAGCTTTATCCTTATCGATGAGGGTTCCTTTGATACGACCAGCGTAGGGTTCATCCAATAG
- a CDS encoding precorrin-2 dehydrogenase/sirohydrochlorin ferrochelatase family protein, whose translation MNELYPVFLKVAQLDTLIVGGGNVGLEKLSFLLKSSPKANVTVLAKEISDEIKAIAAKTENLQLIEAAYDKTYLENRHIVIGATDDKEVNKQIQQDAKAKHLLVNIADTPELCDFYLGGIVTKGNVKIAISTNGKSPTTAKRLRQFLEEVIPDDINEMVENIHQYRDTLKGDFEYKVEALNKLTKELLVK comes from the coding sequence ATGAATGAACTTTACCCCGTGTTTCTAAAAGTAGCACAACTGGACACTTTGATCGTAGGAGGAGGAAACGTGGGGCTGGAAAAATTAAGCTTTTTACTCAAATCCAGTCCAAAAGCCAACGTAACCGTTCTTGCCAAGGAAATCTCAGATGAGATCAAGGCGATTGCAGCCAAAACGGAAAATCTACAGCTCATCGAAGCTGCCTATGATAAAACCTATCTCGAAAACCGTCACATCGTTATTGGTGCCACTGACGATAAGGAAGTAAACAAGCAGATCCAACAGGACGCAAAAGCCAAGCATCTATTGGTAAATATTGCCGATACGCCAGAGCTGTGCGATTTTTATCTGGGCGGCATTGTCACCAAAGGGAATGTGAAGATCGCCATTAGTACCAATGGCAAATCACCGACTACTGCCAAACGACTGCGCCAGTTTCTGGAAGAAGTCATCCCTGATGACATCAACGAAATGGTCGAAAACATCCATCAATATCGGGATACGCTAAAAGGCGACTTCGAATATAAAGTAGAGGCCCTAAACAAACTGACGAAAGAACTCCTAGTGAAGTAA
- a CDS encoding HEPN domain-containing protein yields the protein MQSFRTEIENPIVEKDIIELEKKISLFKDGKIDEEKFRSLRLARGVYGQRQPGVQMIRIKLPYGKVTGKQLHRICKVSDEYSTGRLHITTRQDIQIHYVSLDRTPELWAELEKDDVTLREACGNTVRNVTASETAGVDPKEPFDVTPYADATFKYMLRNPICQEMGRKFKMAFSATEDDTALTYLHDLGFIPQVKTVNGEEVRGFKVLLGGGLGSQPRHADVIEEFLATDKLIPFIEGVVRIFDRHGERAKRMKARMKFLIKDIGVEEFMKLVAEEQKALQFQSYPIDYKSYEAAQKLPNPEIPAVETPTGEAYERWLNTNVLPQKQEGYVSIGIKVHLGDFYTDKARQLADLVSKYANDEIRLSLRQNILIRDVKKEAIPFFYRELEKLDFVAYGYDTLGDLTACPGTDTCNLGIASSTGAAHVLEEVIFKEYPQYLSNRNLSIKISGCMNACGQHNMASIGFQGMSIKVGKSVIPALQVLLGGATLGHGQGRFADKVIKIPSKRAPQALRLILDDYEKNAEKDEVFVEYYDRQGQMYFYEFLKPLTSTDDIVDSDYIDWGNEQEYVKAVGVGECAGVVIDLVATLLLEAREKLANAEDSFNDKKWSDSVYHTYATLVNTAKAILVSEGKKTNSYADIVKQFDETFVDSGKIKLDGSFADIVYEIQQNAPTEAFAKAYYEKAEKVYHTISDYRAKEVEA from the coding sequence ATGCAAAGCTTTAGAACAGAGATAGAGAATCCCATCGTGGAAAAAGACATTATCGAACTTGAAAAGAAAATTTCGCTTTTCAAGGACGGTAAGATAGACGAAGAGAAATTCAGAAGCCTTCGGTTGGCCAGAGGCGTTTACGGCCAGCGTCAGCCGGGTGTGCAGATGATCAGGATCAAATTGCCCTATGGCAAGGTGACCGGCAAACAGCTGCACAGAATCTGTAAGGTTTCTGATGAATATTCTACGGGAAGGTTACATATTACCACTCGACAAGATATCCAGATCCACTATGTAAGCTTGGACAGGACACCTGAGCTATGGGCAGAACTGGAAAAAGATGATGTGACACTGCGTGAAGCCTGCGGAAATACCGTCAGAAATGTCACTGCTTCAGAAACTGCCGGGGTAGATCCCAAGGAGCCATTTGATGTGACTCCTTACGCGGATGCGACCTTTAAATACATGCTGAGAAATCCGATCTGCCAAGAAATGGGGAGGAAGTTCAAAATGGCTTTTTCGGCCACTGAAGATGACACTGCCCTCACTTACCTGCATGACTTGGGCTTTATCCCTCAGGTAAAAACGGTAAATGGTGAAGAAGTCCGTGGCTTTAAGGTGCTCCTTGGCGGAGGCTTGGGTTCGCAGCCCAGACATGCTGATGTGATCGAGGAGTTTTTAGCGACCGATAAGTTGATTCCTTTCATTGAAGGGGTGGTCAGAATTTTTGACCGCCACGGCGAGCGTGCCAAAAGGATGAAGGCCAGGATGAAGTTCTTGATCAAGGACATAGGAGTAGAGGAGTTTATGAAACTGGTAGCGGAAGAGCAGAAAGCCCTTCAATTCCAGTCATATCCCATCGATTATAAATCATATGAAGCCGCTCAGAAGCTTCCAAATCCTGAAATTCCAGCAGTGGAAACACCCACAGGCGAAGCATATGAAAGGTGGCTAAACACCAATGTTCTGCCTCAAAAGCAAGAAGGATACGTTTCCATAGGCATCAAGGTGCACTTGGGCGACTTCTACACCGACAAGGCTCGTCAGCTAGCGGACTTGGTAAGCAAATACGCCAATGACGAAATCCGCCTCAGCTTACGACAAAATATCCTGATAAGGGATGTAAAGAAAGAAGCAATACCATTCTTTTATCGGGAATTGGAAAAACTGGATTTTGTGGCCTATGGCTATGATACACTTGGGGACCTGACGGCATGTCCCGGTACAGATACCTGTAACCTGGGTATTGCGAGCAGCACAGGTGCCGCACATGTACTGGAAGAAGTAATCTTCAAAGAATATCCCCAGTACCTGTCCAATAGAAACCTGAGTATTAAAATTTCGGGCTGCATGAATGCCTGTGGCCAACACAACATGGCCTCTATCGGGTTTCAGGGCATGTCCATCAAAGTGGGCAAATCCGTCATTCCTGCCCTGCAAGTCTTGCTTGGTGGGGCCACTTTGGGTCATGGGCAAGGGCGATTTGCAGATAAAGTCATCAAAATCCCAAGTAAACGAGCTCCTCAAGCGCTCCGTTTGATCCTTGACGATTATGAAAAAAATGCTGAAAAAGATGAGGTATTCGTAGAATATTATGACCGTCAAGGGCAAATGTATTTCTATGAATTCTTAAAGCCACTGACCAGCACGGACGATATCGTGGACAGCGATTATATCGACTGGGGCAATGAGCAGGAATATGTCAAAGCTGTCGGTGTAGGGGAATGTGCCGGTGTGGTCATCGACTTGGTAGCCACCCTGCTCTTGGAAGCCAGGGAAAAGCTGGCCAACGCCGAGGACAGCTTCAATGACAAGAAATGGTCAGACAGCGTGTACCATACTTATGCCACCTTGGTAAATACGGCTAAAGCCATCTTGGTTTCTGAAGGTAAGAAAACCAATTCTTATGCAGATATCGTGAAGCAATTTGACGAAACATTCGTAGATTCAGGAAAAATCAAGTTGGATGGCAGCTTTGCAGATATCGTGTATGAAATTCAGCAAAACGCTCCTACGGAAGCCTTTGCGAAAGCATATTACGAAAAAGCCGAGAAAGTTTATCATACCATTAGCGATTACAGAGCGAAGGAGGTAGAAGCATGA
- the cobA gene encoding uroporphyrinogen-III C-methyltransferase — MISAITPKLTLVGAGPGDPELITLKGILALGKADVILYDALVDKALLKHATKNALKVFVGKRHGCKWNPQQDTNKLIVEYALKHGHVVRLKGGDPFVFGRGAEEIDYVQQFGIETEVVPGITSSISVPAYQGIPVTKRGISESFWVITGTTSSGQLSRDIQLATQSTATVVILMGTRKLPEIVAAFTQAGRENTPIALIQSGTTSDEKVVAGHIHDIEHKVQASGIGAPAVIVIGEVVRESPKLMEVYREAISA; from the coding sequence ATGATATCAGCCATCACACCGAAATTGACTTTGGTCGGTGCCGGCCCTGGTGATCCGGAATTGATCACCCTCAAAGGCATTTTGGCACTGGGAAAGGCGGATGTGATACTTTATGATGCATTAGTGGATAAAGCGCTCCTAAAACATGCCACCAAAAATGCCCTTAAGGTATTTGTAGGAAAGCGGCATGGGTGCAAATGGAATCCCCAGCAGGACACCAACAAGTTGATCGTGGAATATGCCCTCAAGCACGGCCATGTGGTACGGCTAAAGGGTGGAGATCCTTTTGTGTTTGGCCGGGGAGCTGAAGAAATAGACTATGTTCAGCAATTTGGTATAGAGACTGAAGTGGTTCCAGGGATTACCTCTAGCATTTCTGTACCCGCTTACCAGGGTATTCCTGTGACAAAGCGTGGTATCTCAGAGAGCTTTTGGGTAATTACAGGCACTACCTCATCAGGCCAGCTGTCCCGTGATATACAGCTGGCGACCCAATCCACAGCAACGGTAGTCATCTTGATGGGCACCAGAAAACTTCCGGAGATCGTAGCGGCCTTTACTCAGGCAGGGAGGGAAAACACACCCATTGCCCTGATTCAAAGCGGTACTACATCGGATGAAAAAGTGGTTGCCGGTCACATACATGACATCGAACATAAAGTACAGGCATCTGGCATTGGAGCACCCGCTGTTATTGTCATCGGCGAGGTGGTACGAGAGAGTCCTAAATTAATGGAAGTATATCGAGAAGCTATCAGTGCATAG
- the cysD gene encoding sulfate adenylyltransferase subunit CysD: protein MKNTFVPNPKEAESIHIIREVAAQFEKPVLMFSGGKDSITLVRLAQKAFYPAKIPFPLLHVDTGHNFPETIEFRDKLVEELGLELIVANVQDSIDQGKVQEERGRYSSRNSLQTTTLLDAIEEHKFDACIGGARRDEEKARAKERVFSVRDDFGQWDEKNQRPELFDMLNGKIHHGQNVRAFPISNWTELDVWEYIKTENIKIPSIYFAHKRETFVRDGMIWTASEHVYREEHEQVEERMVRFRTVGDMTCTAAVLSEAETLEEVVDEIRASTISERGARIDDKRSEAAMENRKKVGYF from the coding sequence ATGAAAAACACGTTTGTTCCTAATCCGAAAGAAGCCGAATCCATTCACATCATCCGTGAAGTGGCTGCCCAATTCGAAAAACCGGTGTTGATGTTTTCCGGTGGAAAAGACTCCATCACCCTGGTAAGATTAGCTCAAAAGGCCTTTTATCCTGCAAAGATCCCATTTCCTCTATTGCACGTGGACACGGGGCATAATTTTCCCGAAACGATCGAATTCCGCGACAAGTTGGTGGAAGAGCTCGGACTGGAACTGATCGTGGCCAATGTCCAAGACTCCATCGACCAAGGAAAAGTACAGGAAGAAAGGGGCCGTTATTCAAGTAGAAACTCCCTGCAGACCACTACGCTGCTGGACGCCATCGAAGAGCATAAGTTTGACGCGTGTATTGGTGGAGCCCGTAGAGACGAAGAAAAAGCCAGGGCAAAAGAACGGGTCTTTTCCGTCCGGGACGACTTCGGCCAATGGGATGAAAAGAACCAACGCCCAGAGCTCTTTGATATGCTGAACGGAAAGATCCACCACGGACAGAACGTGAGGGCTTTCCCGATTTCCAACTGGACAGAGCTGGACGTATGGGAATACATCAAAACCGAAAACATCAAGATACCATCTATCTATTTTGCCCATAAGCGGGAAACTTTTGTGCGGGACGGTATGATCTGGACCGCATCAGAGCATGTTTACAGGGAAGAGCACGAGCAAGTTGAAGAGCGAATGGTCCGATTCAGGACAGTTGGTGACATGACCTGTACGGCAGCTGTACTTTCTGAAGCAGAAACACTCGAAGAAGTAGTGGATGAAATCCGGGCAAGTACGATTTCCGAGCGTGGTGCCAGAATCGATGACAAACGCTCCGAGGCCGCCATGGAAAACCGTAAAAAAGTAGGCTACTTTTAG